In Haloplanus rubicundus, one DNA window encodes the following:
- a CDS encoding STT3 domain-containing protein, translated as MSEAERSDEPADQADRQRHIPVRTALLLALLLVVLVRLPTIQEVFRDDWVVLASNDPYFYRYLVDQTLSSGPLPSLPDRAIRGEPLLVATLSVAAWPFGAGTWGSGFVVAWYPVVAAVLTAAFVYGAATRLTGDVRVGLAAAGLLAVTPAHAYRTALGVADHHAFDYVWLALTALAVIELLARSERDRRTWLAAGAFAVAVAGQALAWEAAPLLLVPLAPALALVALVEIRRDGPERLAPVVVGLVGGAALASLVHLLLGWQYEAVIYALNLLALGSVGLLALVVAVRRAGVSWAWLAATEVVFGVVAIVAVRQFPPVATELESGLSFFLRSGPAELAGVGANYGAVGVLVILGFASVLAAPMLPFAAKWGWQRLDPGWFVVVVYTVHFGVIAALQRRFAGELAPFAAILGGVGFVMLASWFDLVRPPVPRRDGSDDTATPAVAADGGDDDDDLVVPDRTRVALLAGLAGVAVGSGSLYAALIDRRLVITDATYEAARWITEYVDERNIPYPQSYVLSKWGRNRVYNYFANGEAASYAYAERTYEEFLFSNDADSWYDEFADRVGFVVTRDLPHLGLISASTVQSTLHDRFGSATISNIGGVGHFRAMFATDDGARKVFRVVPGATIRGPAPAETARVRLAADVSIPGDEFEYVRRATVTDGTFEVTVANPGTYRIGVEERTVEITERMVQSGDSVTV; from the coding sequence ATGAGCGAAGCCGAGCGGTCTGACGAGCCAGCGGATCAGGCAGACCGACAACGTCACATTCCTGTCCGGACGGCGCTGTTGCTCGCCCTCTTGCTCGTCGTTCTCGTCCGCCTCCCGACGATTCAGGAGGTGTTTCGCGACGACTGGGTCGTCCTCGCTTCGAATGACCCCTACTTCTACCGCTATCTAGTGGATCAGACGCTGTCGAGTGGCCCGCTCCCATCGCTTCCCGACCGGGCGATCCGTGGTGAACCGCTTCTCGTCGCGACGCTTTCGGTGGCGGCGTGGCCGTTCGGCGCGGGCACGTGGGGCTCGGGGTTCGTCGTCGCGTGGTATCCCGTCGTCGCGGCCGTGCTCACGGCCGCGTTCGTCTACGGCGCCGCCACACGACTCACCGGCGACGTGCGAGTCGGCCTCGCAGCGGCTGGACTCTTGGCCGTCACGCCGGCGCACGCCTACCGGACGGCCCTCGGCGTGGCCGACCACCACGCCTTCGACTACGTGTGGCTCGCGCTGACGGCGCTGGCCGTGATCGAACTGCTCGCACGGAGCGAGCGTGACCGTCGAACGTGGCTCGCCGCGGGTGCCTTTGCCGTCGCGGTGGCTGGACAGGCGCTCGCGTGGGAGGCTGCACCACTCCTGCTCGTCCCACTCGCCCCTGCGCTCGCTCTCGTTGCACTGGTGGAGATTCGCCGGGACGGGCCGGAACGGCTCGCACCGGTCGTCGTCGGTCTCGTCGGCGGGGCGGCGCTTGCCTCCCTCGTTCACCTACTGCTCGGCTGGCAGTACGAAGCCGTAATCTACGCGCTCAACCTGCTTGCGCTCGGGAGCGTCGGGTTACTGGCGCTTGTCGTCGCCGTCCGACGGGCAGGAGTGTCGTGGGCGTGGCTCGCGGCCACCGAGGTGGTGTTCGGCGTCGTCGCCATCGTCGCCGTTCGTCAGTTCCCGCCGGTCGCGACCGAACTGGAGTCTGGGCTCTCCTTCTTCTTGCGGAGCGGTCCGGCCGAACTCGCTGGTGTCGGCGCCAACTACGGGGCGGTCGGCGTGCTCGTCATCCTCGGCTTCGCGTCCGTGCTCGCGGCGCCGATGCTCCCCTTCGCGGCTAAGTGGGGCTGGCAACGGCTCGACCCCGGCTGGTTCGTCGTCGTCGTGTACACCGTCCACTTCGGGGTGATCGCGGCGCTCCAGCGGCGATTCGCCGGCGAACTCGCCCCCTTCGCCGCCATCCTCGGCGGCGTGGGCTTCGTGATGCTGGCGTCGTGGTTCGACCTTGTGCGGCCGCCAGTACCCCGACGTGACGGGAGCGACGACACTGCGACCCCAGCCGTCGCCGCCGACGGGGGCGATGACGACGATGACCTCGTCGTCCCGGATCGAACCCGCGTGGCGCTGCTCGCCGGGCTCGCGGGCGTCGCCGTCGGCTCCGGTTCCCTCTACGCCGCACTCATCGATCGCCGGCTCGTGATCACCGACGCCACTTACGAGGCGGCGCGCTGGATCACTGAATACGTTGACGAGAGGAATATTCCCTACCCGCAGAGCTACGTCCTCAGCAAGTGGGGCCGCAACCGCGTCTACAACTACTTCGCGAACGGCGAGGCGGCGTCCTATGCCTACGCCGAGCGCACGTACGAGGAGTTCCTGTTCTCGAACGACGCCGACTCGTGGTACGACGAGTTTGCGGACCGCGTTGGGTTCGTGGTCACCCGGGACCTGCCGCATCTCGGCTTGATTTCCGCGTCGACCGTGCAGTCGACGCTCCACGACCGCTTCGGGAGCGCCACGATCAGCAACATCGGCGGCGTCGGTCACTTCCGGGCCATGTTCGCCACCGACGACGGCGCGCGGAAGGTGTTCCGCGTCGTCCCCGGAGCGACGATCCGCGGCCCTGCACCGGCGGAGACGGCGCGCGTTCGGCTCGCTGCCGACGTGTCGATTCCTGGCGACGAGTTCGAATACGTCCGACGGGCGACGGTCACGGACGGGACGTTCGAGGTGACGGTCGCCAATCCGGGGACGTACCGCATCGGAGTGGAGGAACGGACCGTCGAAATCACCGAACGCATGGTCCAGTCGGGAGACTCTGTAACCGTCTGA
- a CDS encoding sulfatase-like hydrolase/transferase, with translation MTRPNILFLIWDSARFDYVMEHAPTFSQLASDNLSFTNAIAPATWSLPSHTSLFTGTLPHTHGTYHLNHSVSELTIGSELEKKTYQRFAVSGNGFFSIRYGFETAFDEFYYSRERFQPFGSGLPARSRAYHMRRQGYSKPDIFFDLLKSSFKHENTIGSLANLGDLLRTELHNLMAAHTSISARPSEYSAKRNTQKLLEILQRAQGSDRPWFIVANYMDCHRPYDPPAEFRKKHLDDDISPSEFDRLTEKLMPPWKFIEAVDSGEEISETDLRMIRQLYAAEVERVDTHLKQLLTELEANSMRDNTLIIVTADHGENLGEQDSFGRRRMGHESSVSDQLLHVPLLIAHPDLSAQTVDQRMSIRALHDLIIRLDSGKLQSDDVLSTLLPDPGTPILAEYPIVGGEEIREKYPKASEESLADRLSRHTVVGYLDDWKLVASSGGDRHAWRAGAPKNVREAPDIVRNYVEGALEKLTQQHPPTSGVTAQKQEELEALGYL, from the coding sequence ATGACCCGACCTAATATTCTGTTTCTCATTTGGGATTCTGCCCGGTTTGATTATGTAATGGAACACGCCCCGACATTTTCCCAGTTGGCGTCAGACAATCTCTCATTCACAAATGCCATTGCCCCAGCCACGTGGTCACTGCCGTCACATACCTCATTATTCACCGGCACGTTACCGCACACACATGGTACGTACCATCTGAACCATTCAGTCTCGGAACTTACAATTGGCTCAGAGTTAGAAAAAAAAACATATCAGCGCTTTGCAGTCTCTGGCAACGGCTTTTTTTCCATTAGATACGGATTTGAGACCGCATTCGATGAATTCTATTATTCGCGTGAGCGCTTCCAGCCATTCGGTAGTGGACTTCCTGCACGAAGCAGAGCATATCATATGCGACGCCAAGGCTATTCTAAACCCGATATTTTCTTCGATCTGTTAAAATCTTCATTTAAGCATGAAAACACGATAGGAAGCCTCGCAAATCTCGGCGATCTGCTGCGAACTGAATTGCATAACTTGATGGCTGCGCACACATCAATATCCGCCAGACCATCTGAATACTCCGCAAAACGTAACACGCAAAAATTACTAGAAATTCTCCAGCGGGCCCAGGGATCTGATCGGCCGTGGTTTATCGTCGCGAATTATATGGACTGCCACCGGCCGTACGATCCGCCCGCAGAGTTTCGGAAGAAACATCTTGATGACGATATTTCACCGTCCGAATTTGATCGCTTGACAGAGAAATTGATGCCACCATGGAAGTTTATTGAAGCTGTAGATAGCGGAGAGGAAATTTCGGAAACGGATCTTCGGATGATTCGCCAGCTGTACGCTGCCGAGGTTGAACGTGTTGATACACATCTAAAACAACTACTAACAGAATTGGAAGCCAACAGCATGCGTGATAATACACTTATTATTGTGACCGCCGATCACGGCGAGAATCTTGGTGAACAAGACTCCTTTGGACGGCGACGAATGGGGCATGAATCATCAGTTAGCGATCAGTTGCTTCATGTACCCTTATTGATTGCCCACCCTGACCTCTCCGCCCAGACTGTTGACCAACGAATGTCAATCCGGGCGCTCCATGATCTGATAATTCGACTGGATTCAGGAAAATTGCAATCGGATGATGTACTATCTACACTACTTCCTGATCCAGGCACACCAATATTAGCAGAATACCCCATTGTTGGCGGTGAGGAAATACGTGAGAAATACCCGAAAGCAAGTGAGGAATCACTCGCTGATCGACTAAGCCGTCATACGGTAGTTGGATATCTGGATGACTGGAAGTTGGTGGCCAGTTCAGGCGGGGATCGTCACGCGTGGCGCGCGGGCGCGCCCAAAAATGTCAGGGAGGCACCAGATATTGTCCGCAACTATGTTGAGGGGGCCCTTGAAAAATTGACGCAACAGCACCCGCCGACATCAGGCGTAACTGCACAGAAGCAAGAAGAGCTTGAAGCGTTGGGGTATCTTTGA
- a CDS encoding O-antigen ligase family protein, with product MEIRSLVEVTIENSDAMIKKTNVNVLNLTKAIGIISLIPIFVIYIFRYHLNRYVYIPFPPVEIASYYYLIIFAVAGILIIYPNFCRKRITIKSLGVCVLLFSYYAITSLWTPETHYSMIKTYRIIVELPTILLFSAILFSRNKSLVKIFYIIIFLFVGSVALEMVYEYMIIGHLISPHFIERYITINRILGIGIPISLFIIFNYEKLLVQSIASISIIVFFFFMLQTGGRGPVIASITSVIVYFFWVSLNNRTHISSNIKKYSVAAGVIFGILFFLGPSLLDGETLYRIQLLLTEGPGDSLQGRINMIKESRILFIENPIFGHGIGSFKSMYELGSFRYPHNIFLEFLVEAGLIGFVLFTSYILTIFTIIIRFGRNNPIYSGLILSVLVFSLLNAMVSGDIPSNNKIFVYSVTAFSLIDLEENS from the coding sequence ATGGAAATTAGGTCCCTGGTCGAAGTGACAATTGAAAATAGCGACGCGATGATAAAAAAAACCAATGTTAATGTGTTAAATCTAACCAAGGCAATTGGCATAATCTCACTTATTCCAATATTTGTAATATATATTTTCAGGTATCATTTAAACAGGTATGTTTATATACCATTTCCCCCAGTAGAGATTGCAAGCTATTATTATTTAATAATCTTCGCGGTAGCCGGTATATTAATTATTTATCCGAATTTTTGCCGAAAGCGTATCACCATCAAATCGTTAGGTGTTTGCGTTCTTCTCTTTTCGTACTATGCCATAACAAGTCTTTGGACACCGGAGACACATTACAGCATGATAAAAACATATCGTATAATAGTCGAACTTCCAACAATACTTTTATTTTCGGCTATATTGTTTTCAAGAAACAAGTCATTGGTAAAGATATTTTATATCATCATATTCCTATTTGTAGGATCTGTTGCTCTTGAAATGGTATACGAATATATGATCATTGGTCACCTAATTTCGCCCCACTTCATCGAACGTTACATAACAATCAATCGTATTTTGGGGATAGGAATTCCCATCTCACTTTTTATTATATTCAATTATGAAAAATTACTGGTGCAGAGCATTGCTAGTATCTCTATCATAGTTTTCTTTTTCTTTATGCTACAAACAGGCGGTCGAGGACCAGTGATCGCATCAATCACTTCAGTAATTGTCTACTTTTTCTGGGTTTCTTTGAATAATAGGACACATATATCTTCAAATATAAAAAAATATTCTGTTGCAGCAGGTGTTATTTTCGGCATTCTTTTCTTTTTGGGGCCATCGTTATTAGATGGGGAAACTCTATACAGGATCCAATTGCTCCTGACAGAGGGCCCAGGAGACAGTTTGCAAGGGCGGATAAATATGATAAAAGAGAGTCGCATTTTATTTATAGAAAATCCAATTTTCGGCCATGGAATTGGATCTTTCAAGTCGATGTATGAATTAGGTTCATTTAGATATCCTCATAATATCTTCTTGGAATTTTTAGTTGAAGCTGGATTGATAGGGTTTGTTTTGTTCACATCGTATATACTCACTATATTTACAATTATAATCCGATTCGGGAGGAATAATCCAATATATTCAGGCCTCATACTATCAGTATTGGTTTTTTCACTACTCAATGCTATGGTATCTGGAGACATTCCATCCAATAATAAAATATTTGTCTACTCAGTTACTGCCTTTTCTCTAATAGATCTGGAGGAGAACAGTTGA
- a CDS encoding glycosyltransferase family 61 protein, which translates to MSLIKKGIRILIADGPVEFAQRLYRSANSRAARRVIDLLYDSIVIDSNELKQLSSEYYTIENTAELPTPQEQSSLVPLSASEYTELHLEPRYRFRDPFVASISNVFVAGKNSLAYPERGGMIGDTIDFDIYNEIFTVDRIRRCLIEDISKDPGSIYPLLFGLSSPKQCSNYSYVTILHGRSHTYYQWMIYHLLKIRAAEYYKDKTGNEVHLIIPPDPPAYIKESLQLLGYSENEYTEWNGKTIKVKKLIVPSFPEPTPKAIQWLRGRLLAQVSKEETVSKWVYISRQSADKRRVLNFQEIEQVLNEYNIEIIELEKYPLSKQISIIHNADGIVGPHGAGLVNMIWADNLTVVELFGEVVDAPFFILADILGHKYKALSGKQVDSDKIHRDADFEIETKKLREILDSVIHNGN; encoded by the coding sequence ATGTCTCTAATAAAAAAAGGAATTCGGATTTTAATAGCTGATGGTCCCGTAGAATTTGCTCAACGATTGTATCGTTCAGCTAACTCCCGGGCAGCAAGGAGAGTAATTGATTTGTTATACGATTCAATTGTGATTGATTCAAATGAATTAAAACAACTATCTTCTGAATACTATACTATAGAAAATACTGCAGAGTTGCCAACCCCCCAGGAACAAAGTAGTTTAGTACCACTAAGTGCATCAGAATATACTGAGTTACATTTAGAGCCAAGATATCGATTTAGAGATCCATTCGTAGCATCTATATCTAATGTGTTTGTAGCTGGAAAAAACAGCTTGGCATATCCAGAGCGAGGTGGAATGATTGGGGATACGATCGATTTTGATATTTACAATGAAATATTCACTGTAGATAGAATTAGACGCTGTTTAATAGAGGATATCAGCAAGGATCCTGGGTCGATTTATCCACTCCTATTCGGTCTCTCATCGCCGAAACAGTGCTCGAACTACTCCTACGTAACGATACTACACGGGCGATCACATACCTACTATCAATGGATGATCTATCATCTTCTCAAGATTCGAGCTGCTGAATATTACAAAGATAAGACAGGGAATGAAGTACATCTGATTATACCCCCGGATCCGCCAGCATATATTAAAGAATCCCTTCAATTATTAGGATACAGTGAAAATGAGTACACAGAATGGAATGGAAAGACAATTAAAGTAAAAAAGTTAATCGTGCCATCGTTTCCCGAACCGACGCCAAAGGCAATCCAATGGCTGCGCGGTCGGTTATTAGCACAAGTTAGCAAAGAAGAAACAGTATCAAAATGGGTCTATATTTCAAGGCAGAGCGCAGATAAACGCCGAGTACTAAACTTTCAGGAAATAGAACAAGTATTGAATGAATATAATATCGAAATCATAGAGCTCGAAAAATACCCTTTATCCAAACAAATAAGTATCATTCATAATGCGGATGGAATTGTCGGACCACACGGAGCGGGACTGGTGAATATGATCTGGGCAGATAACCTTACTGTTGTTGAGCTGTTCGGCGAAGTCGTAGATGCCCCGTTTTTTATATTAGCAGATATTCTTGGCCATAAATACAAAGCTCTATCTGGTAAACAGGTAGATTCCGATAAAATACATCGAGATGCAGATTTTGAAATCGAAACTAAAAAGCTTAGAGAAATATTAGATTCAGTAATTCACAATGGAAATTAG
- a CDS encoding glycosyltransferase: MKDRILFHTPQPLEDLDSGSSVRPAKMIEAFEQLNYTVETIIGNAEERRDKIRDLRQNESEYRFCYSEPTTWPLNPLVDYQLYWYLWKKDIPTGIFYRDIYWQFPKLFDHSGLKYWELQARYRLDLSVISRIGDCIYVPSSSFGEQLSLKSSTTPLPPGGIDRTETNKSTSQLRRVIYVGGVSKKYGTELLSKSLETAAENQNITLILICREAEFQSLPKTVRDRFDSDWAEIHHVHGEELHSLYQFADAGIIPIQPTTYNNISMPVKLFEYLSYGLPVITTNVDEVASFVQSSDCGIVCKANYEHLAQALTELSTDEKLYQRKKENAIQTLKQNRWIDRADQVASDLIDGGSPNDNF, translated from the coding sequence ATGAAAGATAGAATACTATTCCATACACCCCAACCGTTAGAAGATCTTGATAGCGGCTCAAGTGTTCGACCAGCAAAGATGATCGAAGCATTTGAACAATTGAATTATACAGTAGAAACAATCATCGGAAATGCTGAGGAGAGACGCGATAAGATTCGTGATCTTCGACAAAACGAATCTGAATACCGTTTTTGTTATTCCGAGCCCACAACTTGGCCGCTAAACCCACTTGTGGACTACCAGCTATATTGGTACCTTTGGAAAAAAGATATACCGACTGGCATTTTTTACAGAGATATATATTGGCAGTTCCCAAAGCTATTCGACCATTCGGGGTTAAAATACTGGGAGCTACAAGCTCGATATCGATTAGATCTATCCGTGATCTCAAGGATTGGGGATTGCATATACGTACCGTCTTCCTCGTTTGGCGAACAACTTTCTCTCAAATCATCTACAACGCCTCTTCCACCAGGAGGAATAGACCGAACCGAAACAAATAAATCCACGTCCCAGCTGAGGCGCGTAATATACGTTGGCGGTGTCTCGAAAAAATACGGAACTGAGCTTCTGTCTAAATCTTTGGAAACAGCCGCGGAGAACCAGAATATTACTCTTATCCTTATTTGTCGTGAGGCAGAGTTTCAGTCACTACCGAAAACAGTCCGCGATCGCTTTGATTCGGATTGGGCAGAGATCCATCACGTGCATGGTGAAGAACTACACTCCCTCTATCAATTCGCCGATGCAGGAATTATCCCGATACAGCCAACCACTTATAATAATATAAGTATGCCAGTAAAGTTATTCGAGTACCTTTCGTATGGTCTCCCAGTAATCACTACCAATGTTGATGAAGTCGCTTCATTCGTGCAGTCCTCTGACTGCGGTATTGTGTGCAAAGCAAACTACGAGCATTTGGCTCAGGCATTAACCGAGCTTTCAACAGATGAAAAGCTATACCAGCGTAAAAAAGAGAATGCAATACAGACACTGAAACAAAACCGATGGATTGATCGCGCCGATCAAGTCGCCTCGGATTTAATTGACGGAGGATCCCCTAACGACAATTTCTAA
- a CDS encoding glycosyltransferase: MDILIVSHLFPTPNDSVRGIYVLQQARALSERGHNVEVISPIPRVPEIAAKILNRTSSKNVPESDSYDDITVHYPRYWSLPCLGTLPIVAYSFRRTLYQNRHLFESADLINAHVALPDGFGSLKLAHSLDVPLVTTVHGFDLQHSIHHRFCKSQIRSVFQSSTRIILNSGKLKRIYADNFDDLKKVEVVHNGFSVEKALNAQSVEAPRSSLRITSVGNLDPEKGHRYVLEALSDLSLDYEYVVIGDGPLQSDLEEKAKTLNIDNKVSFIGKVDHEEVFSYLKSADLFVLPSYEEAFGIAYLEAMACGLPVIACEGEGPADFITHRETGFLVPPQNSGAITDLIRELNENPELRRHIGDRAQRTALNGFSWERNAESIERIFREAIKDHN, translated from the coding sequence ATGGATATCCTCATCGTTTCACATCTGTTTCCGACCCCAAACGACTCCGTTAGGGGGATATATGTTCTACAACAGGCCAGGGCCTTGTCCGAGAGAGGACACAATGTGGAAGTGATTTCTCCCATTCCTAGGGTGCCAGAGATCGCCGCCAAGATTCTTAATCGCACCTCCTCAAAGAATGTCCCTGAGTCGGACTCATATGATGATATCACTGTCCACTATCCGCGCTACTGGTCGCTTCCATGCTTGGGGACGTTGCCGATCGTTGCGTACTCCTTCCGGAGGACATTATATCAAAATAGACATCTATTCGAATCCGCGGATCTGATCAACGCACACGTAGCACTTCCTGATGGATTTGGGTCGTTGAAACTCGCTCATTCATTAGACGTACCACTAGTGACAACAGTACACGGCTTTGATCTTCAACACTCGATTCATCACAGGTTTTGTAAATCCCAAATAAGATCAGTTTTTCAATCGTCAACTCGAATTATACTCAACAGTGGAAAATTAAAACGAATATATGCTGATAATTTTGATGATTTGAAAAAAGTTGAAGTCGTACATAATGGGTTCTCCGTAGAAAAAGCACTTAACGCTCAGTCAGTCGAAGCGCCGAGATCGAGTCTGCGAATCACTAGTGTCGGGAATTTAGATCCTGAAAAAGGCCATAGATACGTCTTAGAAGCCTTATCAGATCTTTCGCTTGATTATGAGTATGTGGTTATTGGAGACGGTCCGCTTCAATCAGATCTTGAAGAAAAGGCTAAGACACTCAATATAGACAATAAAGTCTCCTTTATTGGAAAAGTTGATCACGAGGAAGTCTTCTCGTACCTCAAATCAGCAGACTTGTTCGTTCTTCCAAGTTATGAGGAAGCATTCGGGATTGCGTATCTGGAAGCGATGGCCTGCGGACTACCCGTTATTGCTTGTGAAGGAGAGGGTCCAGCCGACTTCATTACACATAGAGAGACGGGATTCTTAGTCCCACCTCAGAATTCAGGAGCAATCACTGATCTGATCCGGGAACTCAATGAAAATCCAGAGTTACGGCGCCACATCGGAGATCGGGCACAGAGAACAGCACTTAATGGATTCAGTTGGGAACGGAACGCCGAGTCCATTGAACGAATCTTCCGGGAGGCAATCAAGGATCACAACTAA
- a CDS encoding ABC transporter ATP-binding protein has protein sequence MSLSDSEPASRLEKINALLDVAQYKPRFTVGILVLGILAAILEGVGLGFILPIVELVQLENPAARADGVLGVFVNVYQLIGVPFTLRYVVVGVSLVMVARYTTSFTVAWLREAVRTYYIRDLQDRAFRNALNAEVSYFDEEGSDDILNAIVTQTTYAGRVIARGIQFLQQMFLAAVYFFIALVIAPKLTIATGIALGGFTIFFRRVLESGYDIGDRVADANEERQEAVQAGTQGIRDVRIFDVTEELYDDFRDAIEKFTIEQISLRRNEAAFKNFYNLIVAVSVFVLIYFALAFANLSLGSLGVFLFAMFRLGPRASNVNRLFYKIENDLPHLVRTLKFVEELEARQEPQHGTIAVPDEVTHIEFDDVHFSYGDDEQVLRGINFEVKKGEFVAFAGQSGAGKSTIVSLLARMYKVKDGEIRANGEPINAMDIREWRDRLAIVRQNPFVFNDTLRYNLTLGNRDVSDAKLNRVCEISKVNEFIDDLPDGHDSLLGDDGVRLSGGQKQRVALARALLKDADILILDEATSDLDSNLENQVQRSIEEMNRDYMIITIAHRLSTIKNADRIYTLENGEIIESGEHKELIDGDGQYARLYTIQSNKR, from the coding sequence ATGTCATTATCAGATTCTGAACCAGCATCTAGACTCGAAAAGATCAACGCACTACTTGACGTTGCGCAGTACAAACCTCGATTTACTGTTGGTATTTTAGTACTTGGAATACTAGCAGCAATACTGGAAGGCGTCGGATTAGGGTTTATCCTCCCAATTGTCGAACTGGTCCAACTCGAAAACCCTGCAGCGCGGGCAGACGGTGTGCTCGGGGTATTTGTAAACGTGTATCAACTAATCGGTGTCCCGTTCACACTCAGATACGTGGTTGTCGGTGTGTCACTTGTGATGGTCGCACGGTACACCACAAGCTTCACTGTTGCGTGGCTCCGCGAGGCAGTCCGAACCTATTATATCCGCGATCTTCAAGACCGAGCGTTCCGGAATGCGCTTAATGCAGAAGTCTCTTATTTCGACGAGGAGGGTTCCGATGATATTCTAAACGCGATCGTGACCCAGACAACGTATGCGGGCCGAGTCATCGCACGCGGAATTCAGTTTCTTCAGCAAATGTTTCTCGCCGCCGTTTACTTTTTCATCGCGCTGGTGATTGCACCCAAGCTAACGATTGCGACAGGCATCGCCCTCGGCGGATTTACTATCTTTTTCAGGCGGGTGCTTGAATCTGGATACGATATCGGAGATCGTGTCGCCGATGCGAACGAGGAACGTCAAGAGGCGGTGCAAGCCGGAACGCAAGGGATCCGCGACGTTCGGATCTTCGACGTTACTGAGGAGCTATATGACGATTTTAGGGATGCGATCGAGAAGTTTACTATTGAGCAGATATCTCTCCGTCGGAACGAGGCAGCGTTCAAAAACTTCTATAACCTCATCGTCGCGGTGTCAGTATTCGTGCTCATCTACTTTGCGTTGGCATTCGCCAATCTTTCTCTTGGGTCGTTAGGGGTGTTCTTATTCGCGATGTTCCGTCTTGGTCCGAGGGCAAGCAATGTAAATCGGCTATTTTATAAGATCGAAAATGATCTTCCCCATTTAGTCCGAACACTCAAATTCGTTGAAGAGCTTGAAGCTCGACAGGAACCCCAACATGGAACAATCGCTGTACCCGATGAAGTGACACATATTGAGTTCGATGATGTCCACTTTTCATACGGTGACGACGAACAAGTACTCCGTGGCATCAACTTTGAGGTAAAAAAGGGTGAGTTCGTCGCCTTCGCTGGACAGTCTGGCGCTGGGAAGTCAACAATTGTTTCGCTTCTCGCTCGAATGTACAAAGTGAAAGATGGCGAGATCCGTGCAAATGGTGAGCCTATCAATGCGATGGACATCAGAGAATGGCGCGACCGGCTCGCCATAGTTCGTCAAAATCCCTTCGTATTTAATGACACTCTGCGGTACAACCTGACACTCGGGAATCGAGATGTTTCGGATGCCAAGCTCAATCGAGTATGCGAGATCTCAAAAGTCAATGAATTCATAGATGATTTACCAGATGGTCACGATTCACTTCTCGGGGATGATGGGGTACGTTTGTCCGGCGGCCAGAAACAGCGTGTCGCGCTAGCGCGAGCACTACTAAAAGATGCCGACATACTCATTCTTGACGAAGCTACTTCGGATCTCGATTCGAATTTGGAAAACCAAGTTCAGCGGTCTATTGAAGAGATGAATCGAGATTATATGATCATTACAATCGCCCATCGACTATCTACCATCAAGAATGCAGACCGGATATACACTCTTGAGAATGGAGAGATTATTGAATCGGGAGAGCACAAAGAACTTATAGATGGTGATGGCCAGTATGCAAGATTATATACTATTCAATCAAATAAACGGTAG